In a single window of the Bactrocera dorsalis isolate Fly_Bdor chromosome 2, ASM2337382v1, whole genome shotgun sequence genome:
- the LOC105228519 gene encoding phosphatidylinositol 4-kinase type 2-beta isoform X1 has protein sequence MSSTNQPLVNIENVDLISTLSEDEAVAAAAAAAVSTAPGSGASLGSMNGTQLVTQVEINTIGLNKTKKKKKKSRKKSRREHILLSVDDDSDDDEEVDVCDVDVNGGKTNGHITDIGDNFANLYSDVDENDKIVTIGNGTATDESEFFNSLNGQSHRIHQPKQQQQHTTQQLLFLEENPAHNNSNTSNFFSLSSNTSPVSNNGLVVTTTAQHQRASSSGSQNGIFSSSSSTSSVSGSNNIAHISPQYGSGETSPTHQVDVNQRASPLLSPTLPSVTATSHNFQTKSNQLVSSTLHRHYDSADDGDEICLVPEVDYEGASIMDAGSDNRESQPLLGGHGYSSSSGGRDRSELTVNTFMDDPAFNEVVLQVETAITAGVMPERIYQGSSGSYFVKNAEGKILGVFKPKDEEPYGRLNPKWTKWMHKLCCPCCFGRACLIPNQGYLSEAGASLVDRKLHLNIVPKTRVVRLVAETFNYARIDRQKAKLKRRIKEHYPSAHFNRMSLPLKTGSFQLFVEGYKDADFWLRRFEQEPLTTKLANSFQLQFERLVVLDYIIRNTDRGNDNWLIRYVRPTGTAKISANGGGLREKSINVSEQIPQKQEGEQTPQNANKLDANKLDSTAQKQDSEPATSNFDVASANKPTTSQSGDATTEGAITIAAIDNGLAFPFKHPDSWRAYPYHWAWLPQAKVPFSEETKNHVLPLLSDMNYVEEICTELFYLFQQDKGFDKRLFERQMSVMRGQILNLTQALKDGKSPVQLVQMPAVVVERSRGQNSRFFSFTQRFQNKSPFFSWC, from the exons ATGTCGTCTACTAATCAACCGTTGGTAAATATAGAAAATGTCGATTTAATCAGCACATTATCTGAAGATGAAGCTGTtgctgcagcagcagctgcGGCCGTATCAACCGCGCCGGGATCAGGCGCCTCTTTAGGTTCAATGAATGGAACACAGCTTGTAACACAAGTAGAG aTAAATACAATCGGACTGaacaaaacaaagaagaaaaagaaaaaatcaaggAAAAAGTCACGGCGAGAGCATATATTGTTATCAGTCGACGATGATTCGGATGATGATGAAGAAGTTGATGTCTGTGACGTAGACGTAAACGGCGGAAAGACCAACGGTCATATTACTGATATTGGTGACAATTTTGCCAATCTATACAGCGATGTGGATGAAAATGATAAGATAGTTACCATCGGTAACGGCACTGCTACCGATGAGAGTGAATTTTTCAACTCGCTCAACGGACAGTCGCATCGTATTCaccaaccaaaacaacaacaacagcatacaacgcaacaacttttgtttttagaagaaaacccagcgcacaataaTAGCAACACCAGCAATTTCTTTTCGCTCTCATCCAATACATCGCCAGTTTCAAATAATGGACTAGTGGTTACCACTACAGCTCAGCATCAGCGTGCTAGTAGTAGTGGTAGTCAAAATGGTATATTCAGTAGTAGCAGCAGTACAAGTAGCGTGAGCGGGAGTAATAATATTGCTCACATTTCCCCACAATATGGCAGTGGAGAAACATCTCCAACACATCAAGTTGATGTAAATCAGCGTGCATCGCCATTGTTGTCGCCAACATTACCTTCAGTGACAGCGACATCgcataattttcaaacaaaaagtaATCAGCTGGTATCGTCGACTCTACATCGTCATTACGACAGCGCTGACGACGGTGACGAGATCTGTCTGGTGCCAGAGGTAGATTACGAGGGCGCTTCCATAATGGATGCAGGAAGTGATAATCGGGAATCGCAGCCATTGCTCGGTGGACATGGATACAGTAGTAGTAGCGGAGGTCGCGATCGCAGTGAACTGACGGTCAATACCTTTATGG ATGATCCCGCATTCAATGAAGTTGTATTGCAAGTAGAAACGGCCATTACAGCCGGTGTTATGCCAGAGCGCATCTATCAGGGCAGCAGTGGGTCGTATTTTGTAAAGAACGCAGAAGGT AAAATCTTAGGAGTGTTCAAACCAAAGGATGAGGAACCCTACGGGCGATTAAATCCGAAATGGACCAAATGGATGCATAAGTTGTGTTGTCCCTGCTGCTTTGGACGCGCCTGTCTGATACCGAATCAAGG CTACTTATCAGAGGCTGGTGCCAGCTTGGTAGATcgtaaattgcatctaaatatTGTACCAAAGACCCGTGTTGTACGTCTGGTGGCCGAAACTTTCAACTACGCACGCATAGATCGGCAGAAGGCAAAACTAAAGCGACGCATCAAAGAACACTATCCTTCGGCGCATTTCAATCGCATGAGTCTGCCACTTAAG ACTGGTTCCTTTCAGCTGTTCGTTGAAGGTTATAAGGATGCCGATTTTTGGTTACGTCGCTTCGAACAAGAGCCACTCACCACGAAACTCGCCAACTCCTTTCAGCTTCAATTTGAACGTCTTGTTGTACTCGATTACATTATACGTAATACGGATCGTGGCAATGACAATTGGTTAATACGCTATGTACGACCTACAGGCACTGCAAAGATTTCCGCTAACGGCGGAGGGTTGCGTGAGAAATCCATCAACGTGTCCGAACAAATACCACAGAAACAGGAAGGCGAACAGACACCACAAAATGCTAACAAGCTGGATGCCAATAAATTAGATTCAACGGCACAGAAGCAAGATTCCGAGCCTGCCACTTCTAATTTTGACGTAGCCAGTGCAAATAAACCGACTACTAGTCAATCGGGTGATGCGACAACAGAAGGCGCAATTACAATTGCGGCAATCGATAATGGGCTGGCTTTCCCATTCAAACACCCCGATTCGTGGCGTGCCTATCCGTATCACTGGGCATGGTTGCCACAAGCGAAAGTGCCATTTAGTGAAGAGACGAAAAACCATGTGCTGCCATTGTTGTCCGATATGAATTATGTCGAGGAAATTTGTacagaattattttatttatttcag CAAGATAAAGGTTTTGACAAGCGTCTCTTCGAACGTCAAATGTCTGTGATGCGTGGTCAGATATTGAATTTAACTCAAGCGCTTAAGGATGGTAAATCGCCAGTGCAGTTAGTGCAGATGCCGGCAGTAGTGGTGGAAAG ATCTCGCGGGCAAAATAGTCGGTTCTTTTCGTTCACGCAACGCTTTCAGAATAAGAGTCCTTTCTTCTCATGGTGCTAA
- the LOC105228519 gene encoding phosphatidylinositol 4-kinase type 2-beta isoform X2, with translation MSFRKVASQPTVDERKSVNYRCHCRQKKCENEFSQYLERESEEDIITHIERIKAEGINDGEESSDSSYEIVAATCGCVNCPLKFLYDPAFNEVVLQVETAITAGVMPERIYQGSSGSYFVKNAEGKILGVFKPKDEEPYGRLNPKWTKWMHKLCCPCCFGRACLIPNQGYLSEAGASLVDRKLHLNIVPKTRVVRLVAETFNYARIDRQKAKLKRRIKEHYPSAHFNRMSLPLKTGSFQLFVEGYKDADFWLRRFEQEPLTTKLANSFQLQFERLVVLDYIIRNTDRGNDNWLIRYVRPTGTAKISANGGGLREKSINVSEQIPQKQEGEQTPQNANKLDANKLDSTAQKQDSEPATSNFDVASANKPTTSQSGDATTEGAITIAAIDNGLAFPFKHPDSWRAYPYHWAWLPQAKVPFSEETKNHVLPLLSDMNYVEEICTELFYLFQQDKGFDKRLFERQMSVMRGQILNLTQALKDGKSPVQLVQMPAVVVERSRGQNSRFFSFTQRFQNKSPFFSWC, from the exons ATGTCCTTTCGAAAAGTAGCTTCTCAACCGACAGTAGACGAAAGGAAATCGGTAAATTACCGTTGCCATTGTCGGCAAAAAAAATGTGAGAATGAGTTTTCGCAATATTTGGAAAGAGAGAGTGAAGAGGACATTATTACTCATATTGAACGGATAAAGGCTGAAGGAATCAATGATGGCGAAGAAAGTAGTGATTCTTCCTACGAGATTGTCGCTGCCACTTGTGGATGTGTCAATTGTCCGTTGAAATTTCTGT ATGATCCCGCATTCAATGAAGTTGTATTGCAAGTAGAAACGGCCATTACAGCCGGTGTTATGCCAGAGCGCATCTATCAGGGCAGCAGTGGGTCGTATTTTGTAAAGAACGCAGAAGGT AAAATCTTAGGAGTGTTCAAACCAAAGGATGAGGAACCCTACGGGCGATTAAATCCGAAATGGACCAAATGGATGCATAAGTTGTGTTGTCCCTGCTGCTTTGGACGCGCCTGTCTGATACCGAATCAAGG CTACTTATCAGAGGCTGGTGCCAGCTTGGTAGATcgtaaattgcatctaaatatTGTACCAAAGACCCGTGTTGTACGTCTGGTGGCCGAAACTTTCAACTACGCACGCATAGATCGGCAGAAGGCAAAACTAAAGCGACGCATCAAAGAACACTATCCTTCGGCGCATTTCAATCGCATGAGTCTGCCACTTAAG ACTGGTTCCTTTCAGCTGTTCGTTGAAGGTTATAAGGATGCCGATTTTTGGTTACGTCGCTTCGAACAAGAGCCACTCACCACGAAACTCGCCAACTCCTTTCAGCTTCAATTTGAACGTCTTGTTGTACTCGATTACATTATACGTAATACGGATCGTGGCAATGACAATTGGTTAATACGCTATGTACGACCTACAGGCACTGCAAAGATTTCCGCTAACGGCGGAGGGTTGCGTGAGAAATCCATCAACGTGTCCGAACAAATACCACAGAAACAGGAAGGCGAACAGACACCACAAAATGCTAACAAGCTGGATGCCAATAAATTAGATTCAACGGCACAGAAGCAAGATTCCGAGCCTGCCACTTCTAATTTTGACGTAGCCAGTGCAAATAAACCGACTACTAGTCAATCGGGTGATGCGACAACAGAAGGCGCAATTACAATTGCGGCAATCGATAATGGGCTGGCTTTCCCATTCAAACACCCCGATTCGTGGCGTGCCTATCCGTATCACTGGGCATGGTTGCCACAAGCGAAAGTGCCATTTAGTGAAGAGACGAAAAACCATGTGCTGCCATTGTTGTCCGATATGAATTATGTCGAGGAAATTTGTacagaattattttatttatttcag CAAGATAAAGGTTTTGACAAGCGTCTCTTCGAACGTCAAATGTCTGTGATGCGTGGTCAGATATTGAATTTAACTCAAGCGCTTAAGGATGGTAAATCGCCAGTGCAGTTAGTGCAGATGCCGGCAGTAGTGGTGGAAAG ATCTCGCGGGCAAAATAGTCGGTTCTTTTCGTTCACGCAACGCTTTCAGAATAAGAGTCCTTTCTTCTCATGGTGCTAA
- the LOC105228520 gene encoding N-acetylglucosaminyl-phosphatidylinositol de-N-acetylase, producing MKLSWLNQVFELISASTLQLYEDSGRFLHQFVGNQTQALILLQETWRANILHWATLSYRRFSSTAIEALEHIIYACLVYLLVCLGIFYTTRSNSPLWRWCKLINNVRFPRQHKLDRVLLVTSHPDDECMFFGPLIYTLTHRSSCQVYVLCLSNGNYEKQAQLRREELWRSCEMLGVPAANIIMVNATNLPDDPNVEWKAPVVANLILHTVESLDIQAICTFDRDGVSQHPNHSAVYFAAASLCLANLLPKECKFYTLDSINILRKYISIFDLLCTCCISSYWCILGWDEAAQIRRAMREHKSQMKWFRWLYIYFSRYMFINSLREVNLSDIELEMQIDDNTF from the exons atgaaattgtcTTGGCTTAATCAAGTGTTCGAATTGATAAGTGCGAGTACATTGCAATTGTACGAGGATAGCGGTCGGTTCCTGCATCAGTTTGTTGGCAATCAGACGCAAGCGTTGATTTTGTTACAAGAAACGTGGCGTGCTAACATTCTGCACTGGGCGACTTTATCGTATCGACGCTTCAGTTCGACAGCAATCGAAGCCCTGGAGCATATTATTTACGCGTGTCTGGTGTACTTGCTAGTATGCCTGGGCATTTTTTATACAACACGCAGCAACAGCCCATTGTGGCGTTGGTGCAAGCTGATCAACAATGTGCGCTTTCCAAGACAACACAAATTGGATCGTGTTTTACTAGTGACTTCACATCCGGACGATGAATGCATGTTCTTTGGCCCACTAATATACACATTAACACATCGTTCCAGCTGCCAAGTGTACGTGTTATGTCTGTCCAACG GTAATTATGAGAAACAAGCGCAATTACGACGTGAAGAATTATGGCGTTCATGTGAAATGTTGGGTGTTCCAGCAGCGAATATTATAATGGTGAACGCAACAAACCTTCCAGATGACCCTAATGTTGAATGGAAAGCACCAGTTGTTGCTAATTTAATATTACACACCGTTGAAAGTCTAGATATTCAAGCGATCTGTACATTCGATCGAGATGGTGTGAGCCAACATCCCAATCACAGTGCAGTTTATTTCGCAGCAGCGTCACTGTGCTTAGCTAATTTATTACCAAAAG AATGCAAATTTTATACGCTGGActccataaatattttaaggaaATATATTTCGATTTTCGATTTGCTTTGTACATGCTGCATTTCGTCATATTG gTGTATATTGGGATGGGATGAGGCTGCACAAATACGTCGCGCTATGCGTGAGCATAAATCCCAAATGAAATGGTTCCGTTGGTTGTATATTTACTTTTCACGATATATGTTCATAAATTCGTTGCGTGAGGTGAATCTTTCGGACATCGAATTGGAGATGCAAATTGACGATAATACCTTTTGA
- the LOC105228519 gene encoding phosphatidylinositol 4-kinase type 2-beta isoform X3 has protein sequence MSAREHWLRCNGWRLWWQHLWQCPLSTAHLPPCRRKQRFHVCRIMVLRTNLIYDPAFNEVVLQVETAITAGVMPERIYQGSSGSYFVKNAEGKILGVFKPKDEEPYGRLNPKWTKWMHKLCCPCCFGRACLIPNQGYLSEAGASLVDRKLHLNIVPKTRVVRLVAETFNYARIDRQKAKLKRRIKEHYPSAHFNRMSLPLKTGSFQLFVEGYKDADFWLRRFEQEPLTTKLANSFQLQFERLVVLDYIIRNTDRGNDNWLIRYVRPTGTAKISANGGGLREKSINVSEQIPQKQEGEQTPQNANKLDANKLDSTAQKQDSEPATSNFDVASANKPTTSQSGDATTEGAITIAAIDNGLAFPFKHPDSWRAYPYHWAWLPQAKVPFSEETKNHVLPLLSDMNYVEEICTELFYLFQQDKGFDKRLFERQMSVMRGQILNLTQALKDGKSPVQLVQMPAVVVERSRGQNSRFFSFTQRFQNKSPFFSWC, from the exons ATGAGTGCCCGTGAACATTGGCTCAGATGTAACGGTTGGCGATTGTGGTGGCAACATTTGTGGCAATGTCCACTTTCCACCGCACATTTGCCACCTTGCAGACGCAAGCAGCGTTTTCACGTTTGCCGCATTATGGTTTTGCGTACCAATTTGATTT ATGATCCCGCATTCAATGAAGTTGTATTGCAAGTAGAAACGGCCATTACAGCCGGTGTTATGCCAGAGCGCATCTATCAGGGCAGCAGTGGGTCGTATTTTGTAAAGAACGCAGAAGGT AAAATCTTAGGAGTGTTCAAACCAAAGGATGAGGAACCCTACGGGCGATTAAATCCGAAATGGACCAAATGGATGCATAAGTTGTGTTGTCCCTGCTGCTTTGGACGCGCCTGTCTGATACCGAATCAAGG CTACTTATCAGAGGCTGGTGCCAGCTTGGTAGATcgtaaattgcatctaaatatTGTACCAAAGACCCGTGTTGTACGTCTGGTGGCCGAAACTTTCAACTACGCACGCATAGATCGGCAGAAGGCAAAACTAAAGCGACGCATCAAAGAACACTATCCTTCGGCGCATTTCAATCGCATGAGTCTGCCACTTAAG ACTGGTTCCTTTCAGCTGTTCGTTGAAGGTTATAAGGATGCCGATTTTTGGTTACGTCGCTTCGAACAAGAGCCACTCACCACGAAACTCGCCAACTCCTTTCAGCTTCAATTTGAACGTCTTGTTGTACTCGATTACATTATACGTAATACGGATCGTGGCAATGACAATTGGTTAATACGCTATGTACGACCTACAGGCACTGCAAAGATTTCCGCTAACGGCGGAGGGTTGCGTGAGAAATCCATCAACGTGTCCGAACAAATACCACAGAAACAGGAAGGCGAACAGACACCACAAAATGCTAACAAGCTGGATGCCAATAAATTAGATTCAACGGCACAGAAGCAAGATTCCGAGCCTGCCACTTCTAATTTTGACGTAGCCAGTGCAAATAAACCGACTACTAGTCAATCGGGTGATGCGACAACAGAAGGCGCAATTACAATTGCGGCAATCGATAATGGGCTGGCTTTCCCATTCAAACACCCCGATTCGTGGCGTGCCTATCCGTATCACTGGGCATGGTTGCCACAAGCGAAAGTGCCATTTAGTGAAGAGACGAAAAACCATGTGCTGCCATTGTTGTCCGATATGAATTATGTCGAGGAAATTTGTacagaattattttatttatttcag CAAGATAAAGGTTTTGACAAGCGTCTCTTCGAACGTCAAATGTCTGTGATGCGTGGTCAGATATTGAATTTAACTCAAGCGCTTAAGGATGGTAAATCGCCAGTGCAGTTAGTGCAGATGCCGGCAGTAGTGGTGGAAAG ATCTCGCGGGCAAAATAGTCGGTTCTTTTCGTTCACGCAACGCTTTCAGAATAAGAGTCCTTTCTTCTCATGGTGCTAA
- the LOC105228519 gene encoding phosphatidylinositol 4-kinase type 2-beta isoform X4: MCSSTQSYTLFEDFTLTVHWNLLRLRDDPAFNEVVLQVETAITAGVMPERIYQGSSGSYFVKNAEGKILGVFKPKDEEPYGRLNPKWTKWMHKLCCPCCFGRACLIPNQGYLSEAGASLVDRKLHLNIVPKTRVVRLVAETFNYARIDRQKAKLKRRIKEHYPSAHFNRMSLPLKTGSFQLFVEGYKDADFWLRRFEQEPLTTKLANSFQLQFERLVVLDYIIRNTDRGNDNWLIRYVRPTGTAKISANGGGLREKSINVSEQIPQKQEGEQTPQNANKLDANKLDSTAQKQDSEPATSNFDVASANKPTTSQSGDATTEGAITIAAIDNGLAFPFKHPDSWRAYPYHWAWLPQAKVPFSEETKNHVLPLLSDMNYVEEICTELFYLFQQDKGFDKRLFERQMSVMRGQILNLTQALKDGKSPVQLVQMPAVVVERSRGQNSRFFSFTQRFQNKSPFFSWC; encoded by the exons ATGTGCTCGTCTACGCAGAGTTACACGCTGTTTGAGGACTTCACTTTGACAGTGCATTGGAATCTATTGAGATTAAGGG ATGATCCCGCATTCAATGAAGTTGTATTGCAAGTAGAAACGGCCATTACAGCCGGTGTTATGCCAGAGCGCATCTATCAGGGCAGCAGTGGGTCGTATTTTGTAAAGAACGCAGAAGGT AAAATCTTAGGAGTGTTCAAACCAAAGGATGAGGAACCCTACGGGCGATTAAATCCGAAATGGACCAAATGGATGCATAAGTTGTGTTGTCCCTGCTGCTTTGGACGCGCCTGTCTGATACCGAATCAAGG CTACTTATCAGAGGCTGGTGCCAGCTTGGTAGATcgtaaattgcatctaaatatTGTACCAAAGACCCGTGTTGTACGTCTGGTGGCCGAAACTTTCAACTACGCACGCATAGATCGGCAGAAGGCAAAACTAAAGCGACGCATCAAAGAACACTATCCTTCGGCGCATTTCAATCGCATGAGTCTGCCACTTAAG ACTGGTTCCTTTCAGCTGTTCGTTGAAGGTTATAAGGATGCCGATTTTTGGTTACGTCGCTTCGAACAAGAGCCACTCACCACGAAACTCGCCAACTCCTTTCAGCTTCAATTTGAACGTCTTGTTGTACTCGATTACATTATACGTAATACGGATCGTGGCAATGACAATTGGTTAATACGCTATGTACGACCTACAGGCACTGCAAAGATTTCCGCTAACGGCGGAGGGTTGCGTGAGAAATCCATCAACGTGTCCGAACAAATACCACAGAAACAGGAAGGCGAACAGACACCACAAAATGCTAACAAGCTGGATGCCAATAAATTAGATTCAACGGCACAGAAGCAAGATTCCGAGCCTGCCACTTCTAATTTTGACGTAGCCAGTGCAAATAAACCGACTACTAGTCAATCGGGTGATGCGACAACAGAAGGCGCAATTACAATTGCGGCAATCGATAATGGGCTGGCTTTCCCATTCAAACACCCCGATTCGTGGCGTGCCTATCCGTATCACTGGGCATGGTTGCCACAAGCGAAAGTGCCATTTAGTGAAGAGACGAAAAACCATGTGCTGCCATTGTTGTCCGATATGAATTATGTCGAGGAAATTTGTacagaattattttatttatttcag CAAGATAAAGGTTTTGACAAGCGTCTCTTCGAACGTCAAATGTCTGTGATGCGTGGTCAGATATTGAATTTAACTCAAGCGCTTAAGGATGGTAAATCGCCAGTGCAGTTAGTGCAGATGCCGGCAGTAGTGGTGGAAAG ATCTCGCGGGCAAAATAGTCGGTTCTTTTCGTTCACGCAACGCTTTCAGAATAAGAGTCCTTTCTTCTCATGGTGCTAA